A genome region from Chitinophagales bacterium includes the following:
- the ligA gene encoding NAD-dependent DNA ligase LigA: protein MYSAEAQQNLMQLSQLLLQNQAIKTVEQHVEDLRRVIKFHDWCYYVLSEQRISDFDYDTLFAQLKQAEKQHPELVTDDSPTQRVARGLTENFETVTHLTSMLSLDNSYSEGDLLEFDRRVKELVASAEVQYCVEPKFDGASIALVYENNRLVRAATRGDGSLGEDITNNAKALASIPLSANFLAHGISKVEIRGEVVIKRDVFEKMNAARQAAGEKVFQNPRNTAAGSLRLKNPEEVRARKLEAILYHISFAEDTHGNNLLLSKLESHFHCIEILNACGFITPLHELKCCDSVQEISDFLHLWNEKRNTFNIDTDGMVVKVNSLTQQNLCGSTSHHPRWAIAFKFAAKRAQSKLLKVEFQVGRTGAVTPVAKIEPVPLAGVTISSVSLHNEDFITEKDIRVNDTVIVERAGEVIPYIVGVVEPLRTGAETAIEFPRNCPSCQTLLVKPEEEAVWRCDNVDCPAQTEERAIHFVSKDAMDIEGLGRCIVIDFIERKFIRNIEDIYALPYQEILALEGWGEKSVENLKVGVEAAKNRPLWRLINALGIRHVGVSTSKDIAAHVADIFSLASADIAWLTGIEGIGPKVAKSIRNFFDNASNIALLEHLKAIGVNTVNRAEDTLAKNNKLEGKTFLFTGTLQRFTRDRAKQLVEENGGKLLSGVSANLHFLVAGADAGSKLEKAKKISSIQVIDEDSFLKMIE, encoded by the coding sequence ATGTACTCTGCCGAAGCGCAACAAAATTTAATGCAACTCTCTCAATTATTGCTGCAAAATCAAGCAATAAAAACTGTAGAGCAGCATGTAGAAGATTTAAGGCGTGTTATCAAATTTCACGATTGGTGTTATTATGTATTGAGTGAACAGCGCATTTCGGATTTTGATTACGATACTTTGTTTGCGCAATTAAAGCAAGCTGAAAAGCAACATCCGGAACTTGTTACCGATGATAGCCCAACACAAAGAGTGGCGCGTGGCCTAACCGAAAATTTTGAAACTGTAACACATCTCACCTCTATGCTTTCGCTGGATAATAGTTACAGCGAGGGCGACTTACTTGAATTCGATAGGCGGGTAAAAGAATTGGTGGCTTCTGCAGAAGTGCAGTATTGCGTAGAGCCTAAGTTTGATGGCGCAAGTATTGCATTGGTATATGAGAATAACCGCTTGGTACGAGCCGCAACACGTGGCGATGGCTCCCTTGGAGAAGACATTACCAACAATGCCAAAGCATTGGCAAGTATTCCGCTTTCGGCAAATTTTTTGGCACACGGAATTTCAAAAGTTGAAATAAGAGGCGAAGTTGTTATTAAGCGAGATGTGTTTGAAAAAATGAATGCAGCACGCCAGGCAGCAGGCGAAAAAGTATTTCAGAATCCGCGAAATACAGCTGCAGGATCGCTGCGTTTAAAAAATCCTGAAGAGGTGCGGGCACGAAAATTAGAAGCTATTTTATATCACATTTCTTTTGCAGAAGATACGCACGGGAATAACTTACTTTTGTCTAAGTTAGAGAGCCATTTTCATTGTATAGAAATACTAAATGCCTGTGGTTTTATTACTCCTTTACATGAATTAAAATGTTGTGATTCCGTTCAAGAAATTTCGGATTTTCTACACCTCTGGAACGAAAAACGCAATACTTTTAATATAGACACCGATGGTATGGTGGTGAAGGTAAATTCACTCACACAGCAGAATTTATGCGGCAGTACTTCACATCATCCGCGTTGGGCAATTGCATTTAAGTTTGCAGCTAAGCGAGCACAAAGTAAACTGCTAAAGGTGGAGTTTCAGGTTGGGCGCACGGGTGCTGTAACGCCTGTGGCCAAAATAGAGCCTGTACCTTTGGCGGGTGTTACTATTTCATCTGTTTCGCTGCACAACGAAGATTTTATTACAGAGAAAGATATTCGTGTAAACGATACCGTAATTGTGGAGCGAGCCGGAGAAGTTATTCCCTACATTGTGGGGGTGGTAGAACCATTGCGAACGGGCGCAGAAACAGCCATTGAATTTCCTCGAAATTGCCCATCGTGCCAAACACTTTTGGTAAAGCCGGAAGAGGAGGCCGTATGGCGTTGCGACAATGTAGATTGCCCTGCACAAACCGAAGAGCGGGCTATTCACTTTGTAAGTAAAGATGCAATGGATATTGAAGGTTTGGGAAGATGTATTGTAATAGATTTTATTGAGCGAAAATTTATTCGGAACATAGAAGATATTTACGCTTTGCCCTATCAAGAAATATTGGCGTTGGAAGGCTGGGGCGAAAAATCGGTGGAGAATTTAAAAGTAGGAGTAGAGGCTGCTAAAAATCGTCCGCTTTGGCGATTGATAAATGCTTTGGGCATAAGGCATGTGGGCGTTTCTACATCTAAAGATATTGCCGCACATGTGGCAGATATATTCAGTCTTGCATCGGCAGACATAGCATGGCTTACCGGCATAGAAGGTATTGGTCCAAAGGTGGCAAAGAGTATTCGCAACTTTTTTGACAATGCTTCTAATATCGCACTATTGGAGCATTTAAAAGCTATTGGTGTAAACACCGTAAACAGGGCGGAAGACACTTTGGCAAAGAACAATAAACTGGAAGGAAAAACATTCTTGTTTACCGGCACTTTGCAGCGTTTTACCCGCGATAGAGCCAAGCAGTTGGTAGAAGAAAACGGAGGGAAGCTATTGAGTGGTGTATCTGCCAATCTACATTTTTTAGTGGCTGGCGCAGATGCCGGCAGTAAATTAGAGAAGGCTAAAAAGATAAGTTCAATTCAAGTAATAGATGAAGATAGTTTCTTGAAAATGATTGAATAG
- a CDS encoding FAD-binding oxidoreductase: protein MISYWEKQSLLQIDVAIIGSGITGLSAAISLKEKLPHLSVAIFERGVLPSGASTRNAGFACIGSVGEIVSDLKLLSTKEALQLIEMRFKGLQLLRQRLGDAKIQYRENGSFELLHTNELYLANEIEVLNKLLHSITNQTTFSIASTRLIEQFGFNQSCFAGIIQNHCEGELHTGEMMKHLHLLAIEKGVQLYTGCEVKHIEDTGVCTNINVARNIADATVSFTAKRAIVATNAFTSSLFPTEEATPGRGIVLITKPIKTLPFKGIFHFNEGYYYFREIDNRVLLGGGRNEDFIEETTTSFNINEHIYNLLLQKLSTHILPNQPFEIDMQWSGIMAFGATKKPNLKWLSTNTFGAFKMGGMGVAIGSLAGEIAAENIATSLQ, encoded by the coding sequence CGCTGTTGCAAATAGATGTTGCCATTATAGGCAGCGGCATTACTGGTTTAAGTGCGGCAATTTCGCTAAAAGAAAAATTGCCGCACCTCTCAGTTGCCATTTTTGAACGTGGAGTTTTACCATCCGGAGCCAGTACGCGCAATGCAGGTTTTGCCTGCATTGGAAGCGTGGGTGAAATTGTTAGCGATTTAAAATTGCTAAGTACCAAAGAGGCTTTGCAATTGATAGAAATGCGTTTTAAAGGCCTACAACTCCTTAGACAACGTTTAGGCGATGCCAAAATTCAATATCGCGAAAACGGAAGTTTTGAACTGCTCCATACAAATGAATTGTATTTAGCAAACGAAATAGAAGTGCTAAACAAACTACTCCACAGCATCACTAACCAAACCACATTTTCCATTGCATCTACACGCCTTATTGAACAGTTTGGCTTTAACCAATCTTGCTTTGCAGGCATTATACAAAACCATTGCGAAGGCGAATTGCACACCGGAGAAATGATGAAACATTTACACTTGCTCGCCATCGAAAAAGGGGTGCAGTTATACACAGGCTGCGAAGTAAAACACATAGAAGATACCGGAGTTTGCACCAATATAAATGTAGCAAGAAACATTGCCGATGCTACAGTTTCGTTTACTGCAAAAAGAGCTATTGTAGCTACCAATGCATTTACATCATCACTCTTCCCCACCGAAGAAGCAACGCCCGGCAGAGGAATTGTGCTTATTACCAAGCCCATAAAAACACTTCCATTCAAAGGCATTTTTCATTTTAATGAAGGCTATTATTATTTCCGAGAAATAGATAACCGCGTACTATTGGGCGGAGGTAGAAACGAAGATTTTATTGAAGAAACTACTACTTCATTTAATATCAATGAACACATTTACAACTTGCTGTTGCAAAAATTAAGTACCCATATTCTTCCTAATCAACCTTTTGAAATAGACATGCAATGGAGCGGCATTATGGCATTTGGCGCAACTAAAAAACCAAACTTAAAGTGGCTTTCTACCAATACTTTTGGTGCATTTAAAATGGGAGGAATGGGTGTGGCTATAGGAAGTTTAGCAGGAGAAATTGCAGCCGAAAACATTGCAACATCTTTGCAATAA
- a CDS encoding LysM peptidoglycan-binding domain-containing protein, with translation MLLVFLVWVNALNALPPVCFEHEVQTGETLYRISVKYKVKVSEILAVNPELGKDPTLRIGQKVCIPRVQAAVPQSSVSPQKVTAPTKAPAMAVNPIKQGDQWIHIVQREESFYTICKKYKILAYDLISTNNLPNTIIAENQRLILPATAIVGEENSKPASKEVSPLVTMTNTAAEDAKREVVVEKKKDSAPAIISDKNAAVHIVKQGDTYYNITKRYGMKSSELKALNNLASTDITLGQKLTVTNRTEAPINTEVHEDKIPANAVVIDIAKEVAKSEVKTNEVKEETPAPPIVKSTKSNKEKHTQKVDEEQARLDMAAAIKPEATPPNTAAQKEPELATVSTAAKETAEEEKKEVPQAVVVEKEVSAAPIVTDAVVVDATKEIEKPILSAKPVLSFADEYAVSFQHKLGSQNYKVKKQRGVAALSDAIIGNEYLAYSSSCEPGTVIKITNLMSKRSTYVKVIGGSSSDAILTISAKLASKLDVLDGEFLAEVSTLTKNQ, from the coding sequence TTGTTGTTAGTTTTTCTTGTTTGGGTAAATGCTTTAAACGCCTTACCGCCTGTTTGTTTTGAACACGAAGTGCAAACAGGAGAAACGCTGTATCGCATATCTGTAAAGTACAAAGTAAAAGTATCGGAAATTCTGGCTGTAAATCCTGAATTGGGAAAAGACCCAACATTGCGCATAGGGCAAAAAGTTTGTATTCCTAGAGTGCAGGCGGCTGTTCCGCAAAGTAGTGTTAGCCCTCAAAAGGTTACGGCACCTACTAAAGCACCTGCTATGGCCGTTAATCCCATAAAACAGGGCGATCAATGGATTCATATCGTACAGAGGGAAGAAAGTTTTTATACAATATGCAAGAAGTATAAAATACTAGCTTACGATTTAATTTCTACCAATAATTTACCCAATACAATTATTGCAGAAAACCAGCGCCTTATCTTGCCTGCAACCGCAATTGTGGGAGAAGAAAACAGCAAGCCTGCAAGCAAAGAAGTGTCGCCTTTGGTAACTATGACCAACACTGCGGCAGAAGATGCCAAACGCGAAGTTGTTGTAGAGAAGAAAAAAGATAGCGCTCCGGCAATAATTTCAGATAAAAATGCTGCGGTTCACATAGTAAAGCAGGGCGATACGTATTACAATATCACAAAGCGATACGGTATGAAATCTAGCGAGTTGAAAGCATTGAATAACCTTGCTTCTACAGATATAACGCTAGGGCAAAAGCTAACAGTAACAAACCGAACCGAAGCACCTATCAATACCGAAGTACATGAAGATAAAATTCCTGCAAATGCTGTGGTAATTGATATTGCAAAAGAAGTGGCAAAAAGTGAAGTAAAAACCAATGAGGTAAAAGAAGAAACTCCTGCACCTCCCATTGTAAAGAGTACAAAAAGCAATAAAGAGAAACATACCCAAAAGGTAGATGAAGAGCAGGCAAGGTTAGATATGGCTGCTGCCATAAAGCCGGAAGCTACGCCACCAAACACAGCGGCACAAAAAGAACCGGAGCTTGCAACCGTAAGTACTGCTGCAAAAGAAACTGCGGAAGAGGAGAAAAAGGAAGTTCCTCAAGCAGTTGTTGTTGAAAAGGAAGTAAGTGCAGCACCCATTGTTACCGATGCTGTAGTTGTAGATGCAACTAAGGAGATTGAAAAGCCAATTCTTTCAGCCAAGCCTGTATTGAGTTTTGCAGATGAATATGCAGTATCGTTTCAGCATAAATTGGGTAGCCAAAACTATAAAGTTAAGAAGCAGAGAGGCGTAGCGGCACTTTCCGATGCCATTATCGGAAATGAGTACCTTGCTTACTCCAGCAGTTGCGAACCGGGTACGGTAATAAAAATTACAAACTTAATGAGCAAACGCTCTACTTATGTAAAAGTAATTGGCGGCAGCAGTAGCGATGCTATACTCACCATATCTGCAAAGTTGGCTTCGAAGTTAGATGTGTTGGATGGCGAATTTTTAGCAGAGGTAAGCACGCTTACAAAAAATCAATAG
- a CDS encoding nodulation protein NfeD, with amino-acid sequence MKFIQALLTTIVFLLCSSLHTHAEDIVYKFNINSEISPSVTRLVESALQQAQSRHAAYILIELDTYGGLVDDADKIRTMLLRTKIPTLVFIKNNAASAGALISIACDSIYMASGATIGAASVVNQNGEVMPEKYQSYMRKKMRATAEETGRNPLIAEGMTDENLAIDGIKEKGKIVTLTTDEALKLGFCNAKTENITEIIKRLPGSPELVNHQSSMVERATIWLVNPAISGVLLLLIFGGLYFEFKAPGTLFPIGVSTLAAMLYFAPLYLEGLAANWEILAFIIGIALLLAEIFVIPGFGVAGITGILLTIGGLSLAMLRNVDFDFSAVSTDEAGRSFFMVVAAMLTPLILLVAFGKQLFNSPFFEKLAPKDNLSSHKGFSVKENTLPSLIGTVGNTITDLRPAGKAMFDHTRHEVISEGDFIAVGTKVKVLRIQGNYLVVTKIDEAS; translated from the coding sequence ATGAAATTCATACAAGCGCTCTTAACAACCATTGTTTTTTTGCTGTGTAGTTCATTGCACACCCATGCCGAAGATATCGTTTACAAATTCAATATCAACAGCGAAATTTCACCATCGGTTACTCGATTGGTAGAAAGCGCATTGCAACAAGCACAAAGCAGACATGCTGCTTACATTCTAATTGAGTTAGATACTTATGGCGGCTTAGTGGATGATGCCGATAAAATTAGAACCATGTTGCTGCGCACTAAAATTCCCACATTGGTTTTCATAAAAAACAATGCAGCTAGTGCAGGCGCACTGATTTCTATTGCGTGCGATAGTATTTACATGGCATCCGGTGCCACTATTGGCGCAGCCAGTGTGGTAAACCAAAATGGAGAAGTAATGCCCGAAAAATACCAAAGTTATATGCGTAAAAAAATGCGTGCCACTGCCGAAGAAACAGGCAGAAATCCTTTAATAGCCGAAGGTATGACCGATGAAAACTTAGCTATTGATGGCATTAAAGAAAAGGGAAAAATAGTTACGCTTACCACCGATGAAGCTCTAAAACTAGGCTTTTGCAATGCCAAAACAGAAAACATTACAGAGATAATAAAACGCCTACCCGGTTCACCGGAATTGGTAAATCACCAATCGAGCATGGTGGAGCGTGCCACTATTTGGCTAGTAAACCCAGCTATTTCAGGTGTGTTGCTGCTGCTCATTTTTGGCGGTTTATACTTTGAATTTAAAGCCCCCGGCACTCTGTTTCCTATTGGCGTGAGCACACTTGCCGCCATGCTTTACTTTGCTCCGCTATATTTAGAAGGCTTAGCAGCCAATTGGGAAATACTTGCTTTTATTATAGGCATAGCATTATTGCTGGCAGAAATTTTTGTAATTCCGGGTTTTGGAGTAGCTGGCATTACGGGCATTTTGCTCACTATTGGCGGTTTATCTTTAGCCATGCTGCGCAATGTAGATTTCGATTTTTCTGCAGTTTCTACCGATGAGGCCGGGCGTTCATTTTTTATGGTAGTAGCTGCCATGCTTACGCCACTCATACTATTGGTTGCTTTTGGAAAGCAGCTTTTCAACTCGCCATTCTTCGAAAAACTAGCACCGAAAGACAACCTTTCTTCGCACAAAGGTTTTTCGGTAAAGGAAAACACACTACCTTCTCTTATTGGCACAGTTGGCAATACCATTACCGATCTTCGCCCGGCAGGAAAGGCAATGTTTGACCACACACGGCACGAAGTAATTTCTGAAGGTGACTTTATTGCCGTTGGCACCAAAGTAAAAGTGCTGCGCATTCAAGGAAACTACTTGGTTGTAACTAAAATAGACGAAGCATCATAG